One window of Cohnella hashimotonis genomic DNA carries:
- a CDS encoding AraC family transcriptional regulator, which yields MNRTERNDSRIFQRLLIFNLIAVLVISLVPLFVFFQYFLKTYNEEVQSLNMQTVRQFQNEIDEQVVKVAVNFPNLYLSELDSNDALVYPLTHDISRDASAILKVVRHIGDIKNNTPYIHSIDLYYPQGNLLFMGERVCMLNESACDLGGREAWFDSFQQSDVNIGWIPARAAGRYDPGLIASYVRSIPFFGAKEARQGIIAVNIDLAELNNRLSALKPHAEGALLVVDKVGDVIAHNYGSMPVPDLLALPSISKLMNADGTGRFDANIDGQESVVSFSASRYNDWRYVSIASVDSVYLKTNRLKVWMLAVGGAFLAANVLISVWLTMRAHKPISSQMQTLKLSLARHMPIVRHNYMVGLLFGSAQSAGRGGDIGSILGIGHEGRRIASFALRVKRQPNADPQEAMAGDFHMIEQLEQAGGVADVRAIRDEQAQILGFISFPESMPDAEVATRMRSWLNETNESYLLCLGGCYPSDDVAIARSFAEADEALDYAFLYPHAEVLRYDELRLGDLKEPVGQPRALEELPASIRAGDLKRTQQLLGELFADIRGGEFTIRYCRNLMLDIVLYVDKTMQQLGFSAAEMAGGDLRELYQGVVDADRFEGWMTRLSETLVAAVNDRKQHFDHEFAEKIVSFVKGSISHQLSLAFVAEHVGVSPTYLSKIFKSITGSNFNEYVTELRLERAEALLRDKKLSVQEISYRVGYQSTHHFIRLFKEKHAMTPKQYQKALIGDDSAADEEEQP from the coding sequence ATGAACAGGACGGAACGCAATGATAGCCGGATTTTTCAGCGCCTGCTGATTTTTAATTTAATTGCCGTGCTTGTCATTTCCCTTGTGCCCCTGTTCGTTTTTTTTCAATATTTTCTAAAAACGTACAATGAGGAAGTTCAAAGCCTGAACATGCAGACCGTCCGACAGTTTCAAAACGAAATCGACGAGCAGGTCGTCAAGGTTGCCGTAAACTTTCCGAATCTCTACTTGTCCGAGCTCGACAGCAACGACGCGCTCGTCTATCCGCTGACGCACGATATCAGCCGCGACGCCTCCGCGATCCTGAAGGTCGTGAGGCACATCGGCGATATCAAGAACAACACGCCGTATATCCATTCGATCGACCTGTACTATCCGCAAGGCAATTTGCTGTTCATGGGGGAACGGGTATGCATGCTGAACGAGTCGGCTTGCGACCTGGGCGGCAGAGAGGCGTGGTTCGACTCCTTTCAGCAGTCGGACGTGAACATCGGCTGGATTCCCGCAAGGGCGGCCGGACGCTACGATCCGGGCTTGATTGCAAGCTATGTGCGAAGCATTCCCTTTTTCGGCGCCAAGGAAGCCCGGCAGGGCATCATCGCCGTCAATATCGATCTGGCGGAATTGAACAACCGGCTGTCCGCCCTGAAGCCCCATGCGGAAGGCGCGCTGCTGGTCGTCGACAAAGTCGGCGACGTCATCGCCCATAACTACGGCAGCATGCCGGTGCCCGATTTGCTCGCGCTGCCTTCGATCTCCAAGCTGATGAACGCGGACGGTACGGGGAGGTTCGACGCCAATATCGACGGTCAGGAGAGCGTCGTTTCGTTTTCAGCCTCGCGCTACAATGACTGGCGCTACGTATCGATCGCATCCGTAGACAGCGTATATTTGAAGACGAATCGTCTCAAAGTGTGGATGCTGGCCGTAGGCGGCGCGTTTCTCGCTGCCAACGTACTGATATCCGTCTGGTTAACCATGCGCGCGCACAAGCCGATCTCCAGTCAAATGCAGACGCTGAAGCTAAGTCTTGCCAGGCATATGCCGATCGTTCGCCATAACTACATGGTCGGGCTGCTGTTCGGGTCCGCTCAATCTGCAGGTCGAGGCGGAGACATCGGATCGATTCTGGGGATCGGGCACGAGGGGCGCCGGATAGCAAGCTTCGCGCTGCGCGTGAAACGGCAGCCGAATGCCGATCCGCAAGAGGCGATGGCCGGCGATTTTCACATGATCGAGCAGCTGGAGCAAGCTGGCGGCGTGGCGGACGTCCGTGCGATTCGCGACGAGCAGGCGCAAATTTTAGGTTTTATCAGCTTTCCGGAGTCAATGCCGGACGCAGAAGTCGCAACGCGAATGCGAAGCTGGCTGAACGAAACGAATGAATCTTATTTACTCTGTCTGGGCGGCTGCTATCCTTCCGATGACGTCGCGATCGCACGATCGTTCGCCGAGGCGGACGAGGCGCTCGACTATGCGTTTTTATACCCGCATGCCGAAGTGCTGCGGTATGACGAGCTCCGGCTCGGGGATTTAAAGGAGCCGGTCGGCCAGCCAAGAGCGTTGGAGGAACTGCCGGCTTCGATACGCGCGGGCGATCTCAAGCGAACGCAGCAGCTGCTCGGCGAACTGTTCGCGGATATCCGCGGCGGCGAATTTACGATTCGCTACTGCCGCAATTTGATGCTGGATATCGTGCTCTACGTCGACAAGACGATGCAGCAGCTCGGTTTTTCCGCGGCGGAGATGGCGGGCGGCGATCTGCGGGAGCTGTATCAAGGCGTCGTGGATGCCGACCGGTTCGAGGGCTGGATGACCCGGCTGTCGGAGACGCTTGTAGCCGCAGTCAACGACCGCAAGCAGCATTTCGACCACGAGTTTGCCGAGAAAATCGTATCCTTCGTGAAGGGCAGCATCTCCCACCAGCTGTCGCTCGCTTTTGTGGCCGAGCATGTCGGCGTCAGTCCGACGTATTTGAGCAAGATCTTCAAGTCGATTACAGGCAGCAACTTCAACGAATACGTCACCGAGCTGAGGCTGGAGCGGGCCGAGGCGCTGCTTCGCGACAAAAAACTGTCTGTTCAGGAAATCTCGTACCGCGTCGGCTACCAGTCGACGCATCATTTTATTCGTTTGTTCAAGGAAAAGCACGCGATGACGCCCAAGCAGTATCAAAAGGCGCTGATCGGCGACGATTCCGCTGCGGACGAAGAAGAGCAGCCTTAA
- a CDS encoding M81 family metallopeptidase, with protein sequence MRILTGTLMHETNTFNPQSTVLADFRPLLGDALFTHDFWRGNAESTGGIVETLQAEGVEVLPSVHAVAMVSGTVTDEAYAEIRSSILEAIRAAGPLDGICFCLHGSMRTASIADPEGDLMSAIRGIVGPRLPIVVTLDMHAKVTDALIRSVNAFAVFRTAPHTDRYDTGVRAAELLLRIIRRKLDVVTVAAKIPFLVCGENSMTDVEPMRELIAAVYETSRQKHVLNADYTLGFPWADTPHHGACALISGETVHRDALIDDALSLASRMWEKREQFVFSERAYPLDEALDEALREREGLAIVSDTGDNPTAGAAGDLTIVLERLLARGISGTLVAVIADPASYEVCLAAGAGAEVELALGKRTTDSDEPFHARAIVLSVHAGLDRAGHSKEISDAAVVRIGEVDVIVAKRRIAVYDPAYLTQLGLDISQYRLIVVKSGYLSPQYRSLGTKTLFALTPGHSSIVLRALRFSKAPDPLYPRELDTVWRADEERKRMAAEAELLPMRGIISDHAHEPIFAIPFSPAGYEKYGAHVTRRRLSQLRHLYGDPVAVDQILAREDPVVYEVYEMPYPYRETDLLINITVLYPGRVGGEPYMTKGHFHAEPDTAEAVIGLEGDGEMLLQRRDGELRKVPVSEGTISYAGGGWAHRVVNTGSRPLVFFAVSGANIVHDYETAERLNFS encoded by the coding sequence ATGAGAATTTTAACGGGCACGCTGATGCACGAGACCAATACGTTTAATCCGCAGTCGACCGTGTTGGCGGACTTTCGCCCGCTTCTGGGCGATGCGCTGTTCACGCATGACTTTTGGCGAGGCAACGCCGAGTCGACGGGCGGGATCGTCGAGACGCTGCAGGCCGAAGGCGTGGAGGTGCTGCCATCGGTTCATGCGGTGGCCATGGTGTCGGGCACGGTAACGGATGAAGCTTATGCGGAGATTAGGTCTTCGATTCTCGAAGCCATCCGCGCGGCCGGTCCGCTCGACGGCATTTGCTTCTGCCTGCACGGCTCGATGCGCACCGCATCGATCGCCGATCCGGAGGGCGACCTGATGAGCGCGATCCGCGGCATCGTCGGACCGCGGCTGCCGATCGTCGTCACGCTCGATATGCACGCGAAGGTGACCGACGCGCTGATCCGCAGCGTCAATGCCTTTGCCGTGTTCAGAACCGCGCCGCATACGGACCGTTACGATACGGGCGTCCGCGCGGCCGAGCTTCTGCTGCGCATCATCCGGCGCAAGCTTGACGTCGTGACGGTAGCGGCGAAAATTCCGTTTCTCGTCTGCGGCGAAAATTCGATGACGGATGTCGAGCCGATGCGGGAGCTGATCGCGGCCGTCTACGAGACGTCGCGTCAAAAGCATGTGCTGAACGCGGATTATACGCTAGGCTTCCCGTGGGCGGATACGCCGCATCACGGCGCTTGCGCGCTCATATCCGGCGAGACCGTCCATAGGGATGCGCTCATAGACGATGCGCTGAGCCTGGCAAGCCGCATGTGGGAGAAGCGCGAGCAGTTCGTGTTCTCGGAGCGCGCGTATCCGCTGGATGAGGCGCTGGACGAGGCGCTGCGCGAACGCGAGGGGCTCGCCATCGTGTCGGATACGGGCGACAATCCTACTGCCGGCGCGGCGGGCGATCTGACGATCGTGCTCGAACGGCTGCTCGCACGCGGGATCAGCGGGACGCTGGTCGCGGTGATCGCCGATCCTGCATCTTACGAGGTTTGCCTGGCGGCGGGAGCAGGAGCGGAAGTCGAGCTGGCGCTCGGCAAACGGACCACCGACAGCGACGAACCGTTTCACGCGCGCGCCATCGTGCTGTCGGTCCATGCCGGGCTCGATCGTGCGGGTCACAGCAAGGAGATCAGCGACGCCGCGGTCGTGCGGATCGGCGAGGTGGACGTCATCGTCGCGAAGCGGCGCATCGCCGTCTACGATCCGGCTTATTTGACGCAGCTCGGACTAGACATTTCGCAGTATCGGCTCATCGTCGTCAAGAGCGGCTACTTGAGTCCGCAATACCGCAGTCTCGGCACGAAGACGCTTTTTGCGCTGACGCCCGGGCATTCGAGCATCGTGCTGCGCGCGCTCCGATTTTCAAAGGCGCCGGATCCGCTGTATCCGAGGGAGCTGGACACTGTCTGGCGCGCGGACGAAGAAAGGAAGCGCATGGCTGCGGAAGCGGAGCTTCTGCCTATGAGGGGGATCATTTCGGATCACGCGCACGAGCCGATCTTCGCGATCCCGTTCAGCCCGGCCGGTTATGAGAAATACGGCGCGCACGTGACGCGGCGGAGGCTGTCGCAACTTCGTCATCTGTATGGCGATCCCGTTGCCGTCGATCAAATATTGGCACGAGAGGACCCGGTCGTCTACGAGGTATACGAGATGCCTTATCCGTACCGGGAGACCGACTTGCTCATCAATATCACGGTTCTGTATCCGGGGCGCGTCGGCGGCGAGCCGTACATGACGAAAGGCCACTTCCATGCGGAGCCGGATACGGCCGAGGCCGTTATCGGCCTTGAAGGCGATGGTGAAATGCTACTTCAACGCAGAGATGGCGAACTGCGTAAGGTACCTGTGAGCGAAGGAACGATCAGCTACGCCGGAGGCGGCTGGGCGCATCGCGTCGTTAATACGGGCTCGCGTCCGCTTGTGTTCTTTGCGGTGAGCGGCGCGAATATCGTTCACGACTATGAGACGGCGGAGCGGTTGAATTTCAGTTAA
- a CDS encoding AraC family transcriptional regulator — translation MSSPSASLIETIELKNHYSLNYLSRHPDYFYFHAHQGMELLYVHQGSGQAIVGDQLVQVAEGSLLLFQPYQLHRIHMNAETAYVRTVLVVDPAVMDAQLASFPSLNRFFRQLWQGDLVIQHIALGEHAAEAELLLAHGAAAMRQAGDQSERQTEEWTLLFVGLLQLLRRLYTAAGGQVSGPDAPLRNLRYAEKSMQWIESHFQEAFDLSRMAEALFVSPAHLSRLFHLETGTTLTDYLKARRLREACLLLAATSLPVRDVARRIGLTNVPYFAKLFKKHVGVTPLQYRISRRT, via the coding sequence ATGTCCTCGCCAAGCGCCAGCCTGATCGAAACGATCGAGCTCAAAAACCACTACAGCCTGAATTATCTCAGCCGGCACCCCGACTATTTTTATTTCCATGCCCATCAAGGCATGGAGCTGCTATACGTGCATCAGGGAAGCGGCCAGGCGATCGTCGGGGACCAGCTCGTTCAGGTGGCGGAAGGCTCCTTACTGCTGTTTCAGCCTTACCAGCTGCACCGCATCCATATGAATGCGGAGACGGCATACGTCCGCACCGTTCTTGTGGTCGATCCGGCCGTCATGGATGCACAGCTGGCAAGCTTTCCGTCTTTAAATCGTTTTTTCCGCCAGCTGTGGCAAGGCGACCTGGTCATCCAGCACATCGCGCTCGGCGAGCATGCAGCGGAAGCCGAGTTGCTTCTGGCGCATGGTGCAGCCGCCATGCGTCAAGCGGGAGATCAATCGGAGCGGCAAACGGAGGAGTGGACGCTGTTGTTCGTCGGCCTCCTGCAGCTCCTTCGCCGTCTATATACAGCGGCAGGGGGGCAGGTCTCGGGGCCGGATGCGCCTCTGCGAAACCTTCGTTATGCGGAAAAATCAATGCAATGGATCGAATCCCACTTTCAGGAGGCGTTCGATCTAAGCCGTATGGCCGAGGCGCTATTTGTCTCCCCCGCCCATCTCTCCCGGCTGTTCCATCTGGAAACGGGTACGACGCTGACCGATTACTTGAAGGCGCGGAGGCTGCGCGAGGCCTGCCTGCTGCTTGCGGCGACGTCCCTGCCAGTGCGGGATGTCGCCAGGCGCATCGGCCTCACGAACGTCCCTTATTTCGCCAAGCTGTTTAAAAAACATGTCGGCGTCACGCCGCTGCAGTACCGGATCAGCCGAAGAACCTGA
- a CDS encoding class I mannose-6-phosphate isomerase: protein MSSIVSIRLALGEDMAAGSFAGYRIQVSYHRVKMKEVEVSELFNKRPVNPARHIQVHMIRGYEELLREVVKPFDRAGGQRTLIVDGTHGADFDGFVGALAAYLSDRSIKFTIYPTTKYMKSGAQLQQWFAGDISDNRSFGKMTTGSIGDYFEPEARETLRSELRRRSPQEEERRNRWTVILGPGAAWLSGDSDFRLFLDITRENQQILHQKGLQNFGFNDNMDTLEKYKIAFFVEWPILETYRKRVVGKFDFYVDMNAEQTPVAVTADDLSGLIRAVAAGPMRVKPFFAPGVWGGQYLKKLADLPDDWVNCAWSFEPIAPENSILIGCEGGEIEVPFTLVMNVAYRDILGERVSGLFGDYFPIRFDYLDTIGGTNLSVQVHPKQAYIRERFNYILEQQESYYIMEKKQGSKVYLGLTETAAEDSFLPAVEAAQATGTPIEFTDYVQEWDCEKGDLFLIPTGTVHCSGSDNLVLEISATTWWFTFKIYDYVRKGLDGNPRPINIDHAAANIDWYKKRDWVERELIARPVETGRQGESVEYELGSREDLLFYVNRLHLTSVWEDDTRGEVLLLNLVEGQRVRIEPLAVPEAAVEFAYAESYILPAAVGAFRIHNLGDVPAKLIKAGVSPQWNQAVIDG, encoded by the coding sequence TTGAGCTCGATCGTTTCGATCAGGCTGGCGCTTGGCGAGGACATGGCGGCGGGCTCCTTTGCTGGCTATCGGATACAGGTATCATATCACAGGGTGAAGATGAAAGAAGTCGAGGTGAGCGAATTGTTCAACAAGCGGCCGGTCAATCCGGCGCGTCACATACAGGTCCATATGATTCGCGGTTATGAGGAGCTTCTCCGTGAAGTCGTAAAGCCGTTCGACAGGGCAGGCGGACAACGAACCCTGATCGTTGACGGCACGCATGGCGCGGACTTTGACGGCTTTGTCGGAGCACTGGCGGCTTATCTGTCAGACCGTTCTATTAAATTTACGATCTATCCGACGACCAAATACATGAAAAGCGGCGCACAGTTGCAACAATGGTTCGCTGGTGACATCTCTGACAATCGCTCCTTCGGAAAAATGACGACGGGAAGCATCGGGGACTATTTCGAGCCGGAAGCGCGGGAAACACTCCGCAGCGAGCTTCGGCGCCGGTCGCCGCAAGAGGAGGAACGCCGGAACCGCTGGACGGTGATTCTCGGCCCGGGCGCTGCCTGGCTATCCGGGGACTCCGATTTTCGCCTGTTTTTAGACATAACAAGAGAAAACCAGCAGATTCTGCATCAGAAGGGCCTGCAAAACTTCGGATTCAATGACAACATGGACACGTTGGAAAAATACAAGATTGCCTTTTTTGTCGAGTGGCCGATTCTCGAAACGTATCGCAAGCGCGTAGTCGGAAAGTTTGATTTTTACGTGGACATGAATGCGGAACAAACGCCTGTCGCGGTCACTGCCGACGATTTGAGCGGGCTCATTCGTGCCGTCGCTGCCGGCCCGATGCGGGTCAAGCCGTTTTTTGCTCCCGGCGTGTGGGGCGGGCAGTACCTCAAGAAGCTGGCTGATCTGCCGGACGATTGGGTCAACTGCGCATGGAGCTTCGAGCCGATCGCTCCCGAGAACTCCATATTGATCGGATGCGAGGGTGGGGAAATCGAGGTGCCGTTCACGCTTGTCATGAACGTAGCGTACCGCGACATCCTCGGCGAGCGCGTCAGCGGACTGTTCGGCGATTACTTCCCGATTCGCTTCGACTATTTGGATACGATCGGCGGGACGAACTTGTCCGTCCAGGTACATCCGAAGCAAGCGTACATTCGGGAGCGGTTCAACTACATCCTGGAGCAGCAAGAATCCTATTATATTATGGAGAAAAAGCAAGGCTCCAAGGTGTACCTCGGATTGACCGAGACGGCGGCCGAGGATTCATTTCTGCCAGCGGTCGAGGCTGCGCAAGCGACCGGCACGCCGATCGAATTTACCGACTATGTGCAGGAATGGGACTGTGAAAAAGGGGACTTGTTTCTGATCCCGACCGGTACGGTCCACTGTTCGGGCAGCGACAACCTCGTGCTGGAAATCTCGGCAACCACCTGGTGGTTCACTTTCAAAATATACGACTACGTTCGCAAAGGTCTGGACGGCAACCCCCGGCCGATCAACATCGATCATGCCGCCGCCAATATCGATTGGTACAAGAAGCGGGACTGGGTGGAGCGGGAGCTGATCGCTAGGCCGGTAGAGACCGGGCGGCAGGGAGAGAGCGTGGAGTACGAGCTGGGCAGCCGGGAGGATCTGCTTTTCTACGTCAATCGCCTTCATCTAACCTCCGTGTGGGAGGACGATACGCGCGGCGAAGTGCTGCTGCTGAACCTGGTCGAGGGCCAGCGCGTACGGATCGAGCCGCTCGCCGTGCCGGAAGCAGCGGTCGAGTTCGCCTATGCGGAATCCTATATTTTGCCTGCGGCGGTCGGCGCTTTCCGCATTCACAATCTTGGCGACGTGCCGGCTAAGTTGATCAAGGCAGGCGTGTCCCCGCAATGGAATCAGGCGGTCATCGATGGATGA